The DNA sequence GCGGGGCGGCTCGGCGACCGGCGGATAGCCGCCGACCTCGGGGCCGGACGGGAAGCCCTGCTCCGGAGGTGGCGGCACGCTCGGACGCACCGGGCGACCGCCTCGGTCCGGCGGGTGGCCGGGCATCACCGGATAGCTGGGTGCGTAGCCGCCGGGGGCGACCGGACCCGGCGGCGGTGCCAGGGCGGCGTACCGACCGGCGGCCCGCGCCGGCGGCCCCGGGTCGGCCGGATAGCCGGGATCGGCCGGATGGCCGGAGTCGCCCATCCAACTGGAACCGGTGGAATGCCCCGGCTCCGGGTGGTGACCCGGCACCTGTGCGATGCCGTTGGGCACCTGGGCGGTGCCGCGACCGTTCTCCCGCGGCCGGGGCGCCGCCCCGTTGCGGTCCGCCACCTCGGGATGCTCACCGGTACGGCCACCGAGTCGAGCCCGGTCGAGCAGCGCACGCCAGCGCGGCGCTGGTTCGGCAGGCCGGCCCCAGCCGGACTCGGTGCCCTCCACGGCTCGCCCTCCCAGCGCTATCGGTCCCCGCCTGACAGGCTACGAAGCTAGACCTGTTCAGGCCACACCGCCAAAGGCCCGTTGTTCGGCCCGACCGGCCATCTCTACCGGACTCCCCGGTCCGGTCACCGCAGCCGTCACCTGACGAGGATCGTGGCGGCACCGGGGGTAGCGTACGGAACCGAGACACCGGTGGTCGATACCGGCCCGCTACTAAGGTTCACCGGGGGTGCTCCGGGCAGACCGGCGGTCCCACGGTGGCCGGCGACGCGCCGGTCCGTGACGGGGTACAGCCAGCCGGCGTGGCCGGACGGCCCGCCCCGCTGGTCGACCGGCCCGACGGAGCCGTGGTCGGGCTCCCCGACCCGGCCGACGGATTGGCCCGACCCGCCGGATTTCCAGAAGCTGCCGGATTTCCAGAAGCTGCCGAGTTTCCAGGACCGGCCGGCGACGTGTCGGCGCCGTCTCGGGTGCCGTCCTCGGCGTCCGGGGCGGAATCGGCGCTGTCCGGGGCGGAATCGTGGTCGGGCGCGGACCCGGTCTGCGTGCCTGGCCCCACGTGCGGGGCGCCGTCGGTCGCCGGAGCGACGCCGGTCGGACCACCGCCGACCGCGCTGTCGGCCGCACCGCTCGGCTCGGCGGCCGGAACATCGAACGGCAACCCGCTGCTGGTGAGCGCGGCGTCGCCAACCGGCACCACCCCGTCGTACTCCGGTAGCGGAGGCAGGAACACCGCCCGGTCCAGGCGGCGGACCTCGGGCGCGGGATCGACGGCCCGGATCTCGGCCAGCCGGGCCAGCCTGCGCAGGTCTACCGGGACGCCCTGGACCACCGCCGCGAACACGCAGGCACAGTGGTCGCGATAGGCGGCGGCCTCGGCGGTGGCCACCCGGGCACCCTTGTCGTAGACCAGCCACTGGTCCAGGTCGGCTGCCCGGCCGAGTTCGGCGACCCGGCGGCGGTAGTCGGTCGCCTGCCTGCTCTTGCGCTCGGTGACCTGATCCATCCCGGTCAGCACGTCCTCGGGCAGCTGGAAGGCCGGCATCCGGATCACCTGGGTCTTCTCCCGCCCCAGCGGGACCCGGGTGTACACCTCCACGGCGGACACTCCGGACAGGACAGCGGCGAGCCGGTCGGGTGCCAGATATCCGTTGAAAGTCACCAGTGCGTAGCTGTCGCCGGTCGACCCGGCCGGGGCCGGTTCCTCCGGTAGGGTGGCCAGCTCACCACGTACCGCCCGGAGGTAGTCCGGTATGGACTCGCCCTCGGCTACTCCCACCTGCACGATGTCGTCCACCGCGCGGACGGCGCCGTCGTCGTGGTCCACCGCCCAGACGGCGGCGACCAGCACCGCGCTGATCGACACCCCGGCCACCCCGACGAGCAGCTGGGGACGGACCGGTCGCTGCGCGAGCCGGACGGCGGCGTCCACCAGGATCGGCAGCAGCCGTCGGTCGATTCGCCGCAACAGGTCGCCGGCACGCACGGGCGACTCCCCTTCCCCGATGGCGGGTGGACGCTGAGTGACCGCGTGTTCGCCGGCTCTCAATCGCCGAGCACGGCCAGGGCACGCTTCAAGTCGTCAGGGTAGTCGCTGTGGAAGCGAACTTCCTCCGCCGTACGGGGGTGTAGGAAACTGAGCGCACGGGCATGCAGCCACTGGCGGGTCAGTCCGAGTCGGGCGGCGAGTGTCGGATCCGCACCGTACGTCAGGTCACCTACGCACGGGTGACGCAGCGCGGAGAAGTGCACCCGGATCTGGTGGGTACGGCCGGTTTCCAGGCGGATGTCGACCAGGCTGGCGGCGGGGAAGGCCTCCACCGTCTCGTAGTGGGTGACGCTGGGTTTGCCGCCCGAGACGACCGCCCACCGGTAGTCATGGGTGGGATGACGGTCGATCGGGGCGTCGATGGTCCCGCGCAACGGGTCGAGATGCCCCTGCACGACGGCGTGGTACCGCTTGTCCACCTCGCGTTCCTTGAACGCACGCTTGAGTACCGAGTACGCGTGCTCGCTCTTGGCCACCACCATCAGCCCGCTGGTGCCGACGTCGAGCCGGTGCACGATGCCCTGGCGTTCGGCCGCGCCACTGGTCGCGATGGTGTGACCGGCAGCCGCCAGACCGGCCAGCACGGTCGGGCCGGTCCATCCGGGGCTCGGGTGTGCCGCCACGCCGACCGGCTTGTCCACCACCACGATGTCCTCGTCGGCGTACTCGACCCGCAGTCCGTCGACCGGTTGGGCGATCACCACCGGAGCCGCGACGGGCGCCGGCAGGACCACCTCCAGCCAGGCGCCGGCGGTCACCCGGTCGGACTTGTGCCGGGTCACCCCGTCCACCGCGGCGTCGCCGGACTCCACCAACGCGGCGGCCGCGGTGCGGGACAGTCCGAACAGCCGGGAGACGGCCTGATCGAGCCGGGTGCCGTCGAGCCCGTCGGGCACCGGCAGCGACCGTCGCTCCCCATGGCGGGCAGGTGTGGTCAACGGTCCACCTTTCCGGACAGCCGGCGGCCGTCACGCTGTCGGCCGGTCAGTTCCAGCAGTACGGCGAGGAGTACGCCGACGACCAACGCGCTGTCGGCCACGTTGAAGATCGGGAAAACCTGGCCGTACGGGTGGAAGACGCTGAACATGTCCACCACGTGGCCGAGAAGGGGCCCGGGGGCGCGGAACACCCGGTCCAGGAAGTTGCCGAGCGCCCCACCGAGGATCAGCCCGAGCGCCACCGCCCAGGGCAGCGACCGCAGCCCTCTGGTCAACCAGCCGATCCAGCCGACGACCGCCACGGTTACGAGCGGGAATATCCAGGTGTAGTCGGATCCGAGGCTGAACGCCGCACCGCTGTTGCGGATCAGCGTCAGGTAGAGGGCGCCGCCCAGCAGGCGGACCGGTTCCCGGTCGGTCAGGGCGCTGATCGCCCACTGCTTCGCGCCGAGGTCGACGAGCAGTGCCGCCGCCGCGACCAGGGCGAAGACCCACAGCGCACGTCGGCCGGTGCCCGTCACCGGCTCGCCGGTGACGGGCACGCCAGGGCCCGCTTCAGGTGCTGGCGGGGCGTCGTCACCGGCGTTCGGAACGTCCGGACGCGGATCGCCGTCGGCGGACAGACGCCTCTCCCTTCTCAGTGGAGCGGCTCGCCCGCGTCGGGCCCGTCACCGCCCGGCTAGCGCCGCTCCTCGATCTGCTTGCAGGACACACAGAGCGTGGCCGAGGGGAAGGCGGCGAGCCGCTCGACCGGAATGTCCGTGCCGCACCGCTCACACCAGCCGTAGTTTCCCTCGTCCAGCCGCTCCAGCGCCCGCTCAACCTGGTTGATGCGGTCCAGGATGCTCTTGGCGAGGGAGATCTCCTGCTCCCGCTCGAACGTCTTGGTGCCGGTGTCGGCCTGGTCGTCGCCGGCCGAGTCGGTCAGCCGTTCCCGCTGCAGCTCGGTGATCTCACTCAGCGTCTGATCATACTCGGCTCGCAGCTCGTCCCGACGGGCCTGCAGGGCAATCTGGATCTTGGTGGTCTCGGCCGCGCTGCGCGGTGCCCGGGCCGCTCGCCCGCGGGCGGCGGTCTTCGTGTCGGCTGGCTTCGCCATCGTCGCTCCCTCGGCCGCGTCACCCGCGGCGATCGGCAGTGCCTGTACGGGATCCTCCGGCGTCGGCAGGCCGGACGGTACGCGGCGCGGCGCGGCGGACGGGGTCACCCGACCCGTCCGGCACCTCGCTCCCGTCAGCTCGGCCATGCTGCCCCCAAAGCACAAAACGGGCGTACAACGGGTCCGTTGCACACTCCGGAGATTCGCAAGGATACGGAACGTGAAGACATCCGACAACAATGGCACAGCTTTCGTCCGGTGATGCACCGATTTGACTGGCCAGATCGAGCCGAAGGACACGGCGGCGCGGCGCGGGCCGACATATCACCCAAGAAGGACAGTCGCCGCGCCTTGTCGAGGAGTGTGACGTGTGGTCGGGGTGTCGTCAGCCGACCGTTCACCCGTCCCGCAGCCGCCGCAGCCGGGCGTCCAACGCCTCGGCCTCGTCGGTGGACACGGTGTCCACCCTGAACAGCTTGTCCCGACTGGCGGCACCGGACCGTAGCGTGACCCGCCGGGTCGGCACCTCGAGCGCTGTCGCGAGCGCATGCCGGGCCGCCTCCGTCGCACGGCCGTCCACCGCCGGGGCAGTGACCGCGACGATCAGCGCCGGTCCCTGAGGGCCGGGGTGACAACCACCGATCCGGGCGCGGGACGCACCGGGCTTGACCCGGACGGCGACCACCAGGTCGGTCTCCGGACGCCCGCTGGCACCGGCGGCCGGCCGGGTGGGCCGGCGGCTGCTCGCACGGGACACGAAAGACGCCGCCTGTTCAGACGCGGCCGGACTCGGCCAGCAGGGTCCGGTTCGGCTGGCAGAGCCCACACGGGGTGAATCCGAGTTCCAGGGCCTCGCGCACCGGCAGTGGCTCACCGTCCCTGGCCACCAGGTGCAGGCAGCTCGCCCGGTGGTAGCGGGGCCGTCCGTCGACCACGATCACCTCGGCATCGAGCCCGGCGAGCCGGGCGTGATCGGTCTCACCCATCTGCTCGACCGCCGGTTCGTCGGGCGGGTCGTCGTCGGCTGCCCCACCGCCGAGATGGTCGTCGGCCGGGTCGGTCGGCTGCCGACCGACCGGCGCGGCGGATGACCGTTGACCGGCCCACTGGTCCGGATCGGGGTCGACGCCGAACTCCGGACGGGAGTCCGGCTCCGGGTCGAACGGGCCGGTGCGCAGGTTGCCGGCTCGGGCCGCAGCGGCCTGCCGAGCACCGACCACGAGAGCCACCGCCGCGAGCAGACTGGCGACGATCGAGCCGACCAGCAGCAGGCTGGACCCGCTCGCCAGGCCGAGCACGAGCAGAGTGACGGCGACGAGGATGAGCACCAGACTTGCCACTATCACGGCTCACCCCCGCCGCCTCGTTGCTGACGTACCCCCCGCGAGAGGCTCGGCCTCAGCGGCCGGCCTCCAGCGCGCCGGACCGCCCACCGCCGTAGGAGCTGGCCAGGCCGGCGGTCGCCAGACCACCACCGCCCGACGCGGAGCGGCCGCCCTCGACCCGCCCCATCTCGGCCTCGAGGCCCTGACCGCGACCGTCCAGGTCGCGCAGCTGGCTCTCCAGGTACGCCTTGAGCCGGGTGCGGTACTCCCGCTCGAACTGCTTGAGCTCCTCGATGTGCTTCTGCAGGGCGGTCCGCTTGGCGTCCAGGCCACCCATCGCCTCCTGGTGGCGCTGCCGCGCGTCCCGCTCCAGCGCGTCGGCCTTGGCCCGCGCCTCGCGGGTGACCTCCTCGGCCTTGGTGCGGGCGTCGGTAAGCAGCTTGTCCGCTTCCCGGCGGGCGTCGGAGACGTGGTCGTCCGCCGTCCGCTGGGCCATCATCAGCACCCGCAGCGCCTGCTGCTCGCCGTCACCGCCGCCGCCGACGACCGGGCCACCGGCCGACCTGACCTGCTCCAGCTCGGCCTGCATGGCACGGGCGGCCTGCTCGGCGGCGGCCTTGTCCCGCTGTACGCGGTCGAGCTGGGCCTTCATGTCGTTGAGCTCCGCCGCGAGACGCGGGTCGGCGCCCGGGCCCGCCGGCCCGCCACGACCTCCGCGCTCCACCTGGGCGCGCAGCTCGTTGTTCTCCTCGATCAGACGGGCGAGCTCACGCTCGACCTCGTCCAGGAAGGCGTCGACCTCCTCCTCGTCGTACCCCCGCTTGCCGATCGGAGGCTTTTTGAAGGCGACGTTGTGGACGTCGGCCGGGGTTAGCGGCATCGAAACTCCTCGGGTCAGTTGCGGCCGCGTAGCGCGCCGGTCAGTTGGTTGCCCTGATCAGCGGCTCCACCACGAACGTGATCAGCACGAACAGGATAACCAGGAGCACAAGGGAGGCCAGGTCGAAGCTCACGGTACCAATTCGCAGTGGTGGGATCACCCGCCTCAACGCCTTAAGGGGGGGATCAGTGACGCTCCACACCGATTCCAATCCGGCTGCGGCACCCCGACCGGGTTGCCAGCGTCGACCGTACTGAAGCACCGCACTCAGGACAAACCTCGCCAACAGGGTGAGCAGAAAGACGTACAGCAGCAGATACAGGACTTGAAACAAGATCGACAACACGGCAGGCGAGGTCCTCAGGTCAGGCTAGCCCAGGCTGAAAAATCCACCCTCGGCTATCTTGGCCTTGTCCTCCGCGGTGACCTGGACGTTGGCCGGTGAGAGCAGAAACACCCGGTTGGTGACGCGTTCGATCGTACCGCGCAGACCGAACGCCAGACCGGCAGCGAAATCAACCAGACGGCGGGCGTCGGCCTCATCCATCTCGGTGAGGTTGATGATCACCGGCGTGCCGTCGCGGAAGTGCTCCCCGATCGTCCGGGCCTCCCGGTAGGTGGTCGGGTGCAGCGTGGTGATCTGGTACCGCTGCTCCTCCTCGGCGACGACCATCCGCTCCCGCACCACAGGCTGTGGCGCCAGAGCCAGATTGTCCCTGGTCGGGTAGCTGGCCGGCGCGGCCTCGGCACCGGCCCGGGTGATCGATCGCACACTGGCACGCTCACCCCGGTCGGGATCCGGACCCCGGTGCTCCCGCTCGGCAGCCCGGTGCTCCCGCTCGGCAGCCCGGGCCTGCAGCCGCTCCGACGGGCGCAGCCGCTCCACCGGTGGCCGCGCGCGTGGTGGCGGGTCGTCCGGCTCCTCGTCGTCGGCGAACTCGTCGGCGTACCTATTGTCGCGGTATCGCGACTCTCGGTAGCCACCCTTGTCGTAGCCATCGTCGTAGCCCTGGTCGTCGTCCTCCTCGACCAGACCTAGCCAGACCCCCGCTTTGCGCAGTGCACCCATGCCGCGCCCCTCCGTCCGCCGTGCGGCACGCGCCCCCGCCGTGCCACTGTCGCGCGTGAACACTGCAGTGCCCACCGGTCCGAGCCGGCTCCCCGCCATGACCGGTGCGCGGTCACGGACGTCGACCCCCGACGACGGGGAGTCCGGCTCAAACAACACTGATGTAGTTTGGTATCCGCCGCCAGGCTACCGTAGCGTTGGGCGCTTTCCGAGCAACGCACTTCCGACACGGACATGTGTCGCGCCGGCGTCCACCGCCGCCTCCAGGTCGGCGCTCATCCCGGCCGAAACCATCCACGCCCCCGGCACGGCGGCTCTGAGCTGGGCAGACACCTCCGCCAGCCGGGCGAACGCCGGCTCCGGCGGCTGGTCGAGCGGAGCCACCGCCATCACCCCGGCGAGTCGCAGATCGGACTGGCCCAGGATGCACTCGACCACCGGCCAGAAGCCGGTCACCGCATCCGCCGAGTCCGGCAACGCGCCGCCGCGCCCCGTCACGCCGTCCAGACTGACCTGGACCAGCACGTCGAGCGGTCGACCACGCCGACCGGCAGCGGCGGCCAGGGCGCGGGCCAGGGGCACCCGGTCGACCGAGTGCACCAGGTCCGCGTAGCCGACCACCGACCGGCACTTGTTGCGCTGCAGCTGGCCGACGAAGTGCCAGCGCAGCCCTGGCCCGCCGGACGGTCCGGGGGCCAGCTCGGCAGCCTTGGCCGCCGCCTCCTGGTCCCGGTTCTCGCCGACGTCGGTGACCCCGAGCTCGGCCAGCAGCCGCACGTCGGCGGCCGGATAGGTCTTGGTCACCGCGATCAGCGTGACGCTGTCCGCCGGCCGACCCGCCGCCGCCGTGGCGGCGGCAAGCCGGGACCGTACGGCGGTCAGCCGGTCGGCCAGTTCCGCACGTCGCCGTTCGGTGTCGACCGTCATGATCCGTTTTTGAGGAAGTCCGGTACGTCGACGTCGTCGAAGAGCACCCGGCGGGTCTGCTGGGTCGGCGTCTGGGGCGCCGGGGCGACAGCCGGGCTGGTCGGCGCGGCCGGCGAGACCGGTGCCGCCGGGACCTTACGCGGACCCTCGGCCGGCTTGTACGCGGGAGCCCCACCGTCGAAGCCGGCGGCGATGACGGTGACCCGCACCTCGTCGCCCAGCGCGTCGTCGATGACCGCCCCGAAGATGATGTTTGCGTCGGCGTGCGCGGCGTCGGTGACCAGCTGCGCCGCGTCGTTGATCTCGAACAGGCCGAGATCGGATCCACCGGCGATGGAGAGCAGCACCCCTCGGGCACCGTCCATGCTCTGCTCCAGCAGCGGGCTGGAGATCGCCGCCTCGGCCGCCTCGACCGCCCGGTTCTCGCCCCGCGCGCTGCCGATCCCCATCAACGCGCTACCGGCCCCGCTCATCACGCTCTTGACGTCGGCGAAGTCCAGATTGATCAGGCCGGGCGTGGTGATCAGGTCGGTGATGCCCTGGACACCGGAGAGCAGCACCTGGTCGGCCTGCCGGAAGGCGTCCATCATGCTGATCCCCCGGTCGCCGAGGGCCAGCAGCCGATCGTTCGGGATGACGATCAGCGTGTCGCACTGGTTGCGCAACTCCTCGATACCGGCCTCGGCCTGCACCTGGCGTCGCTTGCCCTCGAAGGAGAACGGCCGGGTGACCACACCGATCGTCAGGGCGCCGAGCTTGCGGGCGATGTTGGCCACCACCGGCGCCCCGCCGGTGCCGGTACCACCGCCCTCACCGCAGGTGACGAAGACCATGTCGGCGCCCTTGAGCACCTCCTCGATCTCGTCGCGGTGGTCCTCCGCGGCGTTCTTGCCGACGTCCGGGTTCGCCCCGGCGCCGAGGCCCCGGGTCAGCTCCCGGCCGACGTCGAGCTTGACGTCCGCGTCGCTCATCAGCAACGCCTGGGCGTCGGTGTTGATCGCGATGAACTCGACGCCCTTGAGGCCAACCTCGATCATCCGGTTGACGGCGTTGACTCCGCCTCCGCCGATGCCGACGACCTTGATGACCGCCAGGTAGTTGTGCGGAGGTGTCATCGGGGTGCCTTCCCTTCGAGAGTGGCGGGCGCCGGCCTGACCCGGCCCACTGGGACCACGGAGGACAGACCCGTCGGTACACGAGAGCGGGACGAACCCTCACCCTCTACTAGAGGCTTAGGGTTATGTCAACCACTGAACCTCTCCGGGCAACGTATGCGCACGTACCGCGTGATCCAAGGACCATGCTGGGCGTGTCGCAGGCCGCACCGGGCCGAGTCATTCTCGGCAGACCGTAATGTACCTTCTACACCGAGCCGTCCTGAAATCACCCAGACGACATGCCGGATCAGCGGATGGTCACCACGTCCGGCGCGCTGACGTCGATCACACTGCCGTCCTGGACCAGCAACGCGTCGGCGACCCTGGCCTTGACCGCATTCTCCGTGGCGTCACCCCAGATCACCACCCGGTCGTCGGCGATCCGCAGCTCGATCCCGGCCGGGCCGCTGACCACGACCTCCACCAGCACCTCACGCAGCTGGGCGGTCAGCGAGTCGAGTACCGCGACCGCGTCACGGACCAACGCCTGATCGAACTCGACCGTTTCCAGCCGGACGACCGCCAGGTCGTCCGGGCGCGCAGCCAGTGTCCGGAAGGCCACCCCGGCCCCGTCGACCACCACGAACGCGTCGCCCTGGGGCACCACGGCGGCCGGCACCCGCTCCACCACGGTGATCACCACCGTACCCGGCCAGTCCCGGCTCGCCACCACCCGCTCCACCGCAGCCAGGCCGGAGACCCGGCCGGCCACTGCGGCCAGATCCACCCGCGCCAGTGGGGTCCCCGGCGGAATCTGCGCGGCCTGCCGTACGTCCGACTCGGTCACCAGCGCCGCCCCCGCGACCCGGACCTGGTCCACGCCGAACACCGAGGTCGCCGAGACCACCCACCAGCCGACCGCGGCCAGGGCCGCCAGGCAACCGGCCACCGCCCAGGGCAGCGCGGCCCGCAACCGTCGTCGCCGGGCCCGGCGCATGAACCGCCGGACCGACGGTGGCACCGCCTCCCGGCTCGCCCGGACCAGCCGCCAGCGGCCCGTCGACCCGTCCGGGCGTCCCGGCTGGCGCCGGGTGTGCCCGGTCTCCGCTCCCGCCGGACCGGACCGGGCGGCGGGCACCCCGGCCCGACCGGTCCGACCGGCCGGCCGGACATCGCCCAGCCGACCAGCGCCGGAGCGGCTGGAACCGGTGCGCCCCGAGCCGGGCCTCGGCGAGCGACCAGGCGGGGTCATCCTGAGCCAGCCGCCGGATCGGCGAGCGCGGACAGCAGTTCGTCACCCAGCAACGAGATCGGTGGAGCGCCCATCGTGACCACCAGGTCACCCGGCCGGCAGCGGCGGGCCACCTCCGGTGGGACGTCCTCCCAGGACGGTACGAACACCTTACGATCGTCCGGCAACGGGACGTCCGCCGTCAGCGCCACCCCGCCCTCGCCCGGCTCCCGCAGCTCACCCGGCCCGAACACCTCCATCACGATCACCTCGTCGGCGATCGCCAGGGCGGCGGCCAGCTCGGCCTGCAGGTCCCGGGTCCGGTAGACCCGGTAGGGCTGGAACACCACCACCAGCCGGCCGGCACCGGCGACCTCCCGCATGGTGTGCAGCGCCGCGGTCATCGACGTCGGGTGGTAGGCGTACTCGTCGTAGACGGTGACGCCGCCGGCCGAGCCTTTGCGTTCGAACCGGCGCCGAACTCCGGGGAACGCGCCCAGCGCGGCGACCGCGTCACTCAACGGCAGCCCGAGGCGCAGTGCGGCAAGCACCGCGGCGGCGCTGTTCAGCCCGAGATGCCGGCCGGGTACCGGCAGGGCGATCTCGCCCAGCGGCGCGCCGTCCAGGGTGGCCAGGTAGCGGACCCCGGCCGCGGACGACGTGATCTCGGACAGCCGCAGATCGGCGTCGGCGGACTCACCGTAGGTGTGGACGGTCCGGCCCTCGTCGCGCAACGCCTCGGTCAGCTGCCGGGTCCCGGGGTTGTCCGCGCAGGTCACCACGAACCCGTCCGGATCGGTCAATCCGGCGAACTCGGCGAAACCCGCAGCGAGCCCGGCCAGGTCGCCGTACGTGTTCAGGTGGTCCGCGTCGATGTTGGTGATGATCGACACGAACGGGCGGTAGAGCAGGAACGAACGGTCACTCTCGTCGGCCTCGACGACGAAGTACTCGCCCGTACCGTGGTGGGCGTTCGAACCCACCTCGGAGATCTCGCCACCGATGACGAACGACGGGTCCTCGCCGGCCCGCTGCAGGGTCAGGGTCACCATCGAAGTGGTCGTGGTCTTGCCGTGGGTGCCGGCGACCGCGATGGTCCGCCGACCGGTCATCGCCGCCGCCAGGGCCTCCGACCGGTGCAGCACCCGCAGCCCACGCCGACGGGCGGCCGCCAGCTCCACGTGGTCGGCCGGGATGGCGGTGGAGTAGACCACCGTGTCCACCCCGTCGAGGTTGGCCTCCTCGTGGCTCATGTGGATGGTGCCGCCGAGTGCCCGCAGCACCGCCAGCGACGGCCAGTCCCGCAGCTCGCT is a window from the Solwaraspora sp. WMMD792 genome containing:
- a CDS encoding RluA family pseudouridine synthase: MTTPARHGERRSLPVPDGLDGTRLDQAVSRLFGLSRTAAAALVESGDAAVDGVTRHKSDRVTAGAWLEVVLPAPVAAPVVIAQPVDGLRVEYADEDIVVVDKPVGVAAHPSPGWTGPTVLAGLAAAGHTIATSGAAERQGIVHRLDVGTSGLMVVAKSEHAYSVLKRAFKEREVDKRYHAVVQGHLDPLRGTIDAPIDRHPTHDYRWAVVSGGKPSVTHYETVEAFPAASLVDIRLETGRTHQIRVHFSALRHPCVGDLTYGADPTLAARLGLTRQWLHARALSFLHPRTAEEVRFHSDYPDDLKRALAVLGD
- the lspA gene encoding signal peptidase II, producing the protein MTGTGRRALWVFALVAAAALLVDLGAKQWAISALTDREPVRLLGGALYLTLIRNSGAAFSLGSDYTWIFPLVTVAVVGWIGWLTRGLRSLPWAVALGLILGGALGNFLDRVFRAPGPLLGHVVDMFSVFHPYGQVFPIFNVADSALVVGVLLAVLLELTGRQRDGRRLSGKVDR
- a CDS encoding TraR/DksA family transcriptional regulator; protein product: MAKPADTKTAARGRAARAPRSAAETTKIQIALQARRDELRAEYDQTLSEITELQRERLTDSAGDDQADTGTKTFEREQEISLAKSILDRINQVERALERLDEGNYGWCERCGTDIPVERLAAFPSATLCVSCKQIEERR
- a CDS encoding DUF167 domain-containing protein translates to MVVAVRVKPGASRARIGGCHPGPQGPALIVAVTAPAVDGRATEAARHALATALEVPTRRVTLRSGAASRDKLFRVDTVSTDEAEALDARLRRLRDG
- a CDS encoding DivIVA domain-containing protein, whose protein sequence is MPLTPADVHNVAFKKPPIGKRGYDEEEVDAFLDEVERELARLIEENNELRAQVERGGRGGPAGPGADPRLAAELNDMKAQLDRVQRDKAAAEQAARAMQAELEQVRSAGGPVVGGGGDGEQQALRVLMMAQRTADDHVSDARREADKLLTDARTKAEEVTREARAKADALERDARQRHQEAMGGLDAKRTALQKHIEELKQFEREYRTRLKAYLESQLRDLDGRGQGLEAEMGRVEGGRSASGGGGLATAGLASSYGGGRSGALEAGR
- a CDS encoding YggT family protein, with translation MLSILFQVLYLLLYVFLLTLLARFVLSAVLQYGRRWQPGRGAAAGLESVWSVTDPPLKALRRVIPPLRIGTVSFDLASLVLLVILFVLITFVVEPLIRATN
- the sepF gene encoding cell division protein SepF, yielding MGALRKAGVWLGLVEEDDDQGYDDGYDKGGYRESRYRDNRYADEFADDEEPDDPPPRARPPVERLRPSERLQARAAEREHRAAEREHRGPDPDRGERASVRSITRAGAEAAPASYPTRDNLALAPQPVVRERMVVAEEEQRYQITTLHPTTYREARTIGEHFRDGTPVIINLTEMDEADARRLVDFAAGLAFGLRGTIERVTNRVFLLSPANVQVTAEDKAKIAEGGFFSLG
- a CDS encoding YggS family pyridoxal phosphate-dependent enzyme, with the translated sequence MTVDTERRRAELADRLTAVRSRLAAATAAAGRPADSVTLIAVTKTYPAADVRLLAELGVTDVGENRDQEAAAKAAELAPGPSGGPGLRWHFVGQLQRNKCRSVVGYADLVHSVDRVPLARALAAAAGRRGRPLDVLVQVSLDGVTGRGGALPDSADAVTGFWPVVECILGQSDLRLAGVMAVAPLDQPPEPAFARLAEVSAQLRAAVPGAWMVSAGMSADLEAAVDAGATHVRVGSALLGKRPTLR
- the ftsZ gene encoding cell division protein FtsZ, whose protein sequence is MTPPHNYLAVIKVVGIGGGGVNAVNRMIEVGLKGVEFIAINTDAQALLMSDADVKLDVGRELTRGLGAGANPDVGKNAAEDHRDEIEEVLKGADMVFVTCGEGGGTGTGGAPVVANIARKLGALTIGVVTRPFSFEGKRRQVQAEAGIEELRNQCDTLIVIPNDRLLALGDRGISMMDAFRQADQVLLSGVQGITDLITTPGLINLDFADVKSVMSGAGSALMGIGSARGENRAVEAAEAAISSPLLEQSMDGARGVLLSIAGGSDLGLFEINDAAQLVTDAAHADANIIFGAVIDDALGDEVRVTVIAAGFDGGAPAYKPAEGPRKVPAAPVSPAAPTSPAVAPAPQTPTQQTRRVLFDDVDVPDFLKNGS
- a CDS encoding FtsQ-type POTRA domain-containing protein — protein: MTPPGRSPRPGSGRTGSSRSGAGRLGDVRPAGRTGRAGVPAARSGPAGAETGHTRRQPGRPDGSTGRWRLVRASREAVPPSVRRFMRRARRRRLRAALPWAVAGCLAALAAVGWWVVSATSVFGVDQVRVAGAALVTESDVRQAAQIPPGTPLARVDLAAVAGRVSGLAAVERVVASRDWPGTVVITVVERVPAAVVPQGDAFVVVDGAGVAFRTLAARPDDLAVVRLETVEFDQALVRDAVAVLDSLTAQLREVLVEVVVSGPAGIELRIADDRVVIWGDATENAVKARVADALLVQDGSVIDVSAPDVVTIR
- the murC gene encoding UDP-N-acetylmuramate--L-alanine ligase, with amino-acid sequence MNITEFAPTGTLAAEELGTVHLIGIGGVGMSGLARLLLTRGIPVTGSELRDWPSLAVLRALGGTIHMSHEEANLDGVDTVVYSTAIPADHVELAAARRRGLRVLHRSEALAAAMTGRRTIAVAGTHGKTTTTSMVTLTLQRAGEDPSFVIGGEISEVGSNAHHGTGEYFVVEADESDRSFLLYRPFVSIITNIDADHLNTYGDLAGLAAGFAEFAGLTDPDGFVVTCADNPGTRQLTEALRDEGRTVHTYGESADADLRLSEITSSAAGVRYLATLDGAPLGEIALPVPGRHLGLNSAAAVLAALRLGLPLSDAVAALGAFPGVRRRFERKGSAGGVTVYDEYAYHPTSMTAALHTMREVAGAGRLVVVFQPYRVYRTRDLQAELAAALAIADEVIVMEVFGPGELREPGEGGVALTADVPLPDDRKVFVPSWEDVPPEVARRCRPGDLVVTMGAPPISLLGDELLSALADPAAGSG